A region of Pyxidicoccus parkwaysis DNA encodes the following proteins:
- a CDS encoding VIT domain-containing protein, with translation MRVLLATLSVCLLSLTAAAQQAPCPTPSSPLSSGAISQGTLVARLRQQANATGCPDTAPRTFSLKHTEVDAEVSGFLASVTVTQVFENPYTEPLEALYVFPLPEKAAVDGMELVIGERIIKGVIQTKDQARATYEKAKAEGKTAALLDQERPNIFTQSVANILPGEQIRVRIHYVDRLPYEAGTYRFTFPMVVGPRYIGGEALPTRQGEGTAPDTTTVPDASRISPPVLPPETRSGHDIQLTVRLDAGLPVQALRSTSHRVEVSRDGRSRAHVQLGQDARIPNKDFTLEYTVADALIRPAVLVHREPGADHGYFLVLLNPQLQPTDKEVVPREVYFVLDTSGSQSGLPIEKSKAITAEVLRHLNPEDSFQVLDFNTVVKKFSEKAVPATPENVARALPYVANFWGGGGTDINAATQEAIIPPNDPARLRMVLFMTDGYIGGEDEVLATLQDHLGEETRVFTAGVGGSTNRYLVAKMAEVGRGSSTFVNLQRPEDEVASEFETRIRGPVLTSLRAELDGMPVNSVYPKVLPDLFAGQPLFMVGRFHGTGDGVLRITGRVRGVERRFEVPVHFPEVAPENSALRSLWARQRIEELTVQGYRGETPEVVEGITSTALTYGLMSKYTSFVAVEQVARTEPNGPSVKEVVPVHLPEGVSYAGVFGELSREEIPPGDPIISVRAPKDARRVTAYFPFGLVKPLTFDPVTGAWRGRFLVPLSVKDGYYEVVIAAELPDGQVLRREVRYRLDSKGNEFDVTLSSAEVAAGGMLKLDVDAVEATKEVSVYSELFGEEQHQLETKDGLRFTGELTVPRDAVPGEYELVFVARDSAGNRFERREKVRVNTWVLQLQ, from the coding sequence ATGCGAGTCCTCCTCGCCACGCTCTCCGTCTGTCTATTGTCGCTGACGGCCGCCGCGCAGCAGGCGCCGTGTCCCACGCCGTCCTCCCCGCTCAGCTCAGGCGCCATCTCCCAGGGCACGCTGGTGGCCCGTCTGCGCCAGCAGGCGAATGCCACGGGCTGCCCCGACACGGCCCCCCGCACCTTCAGCCTCAAGCACACCGAGGTGGACGCCGAGGTGAGCGGCTTCCTCGCCTCCGTCACCGTCACGCAGGTCTTCGAGAACCCCTACACCGAGCCGCTCGAAGCGCTCTACGTCTTCCCCCTGCCGGAGAAGGCGGCGGTGGACGGCATGGAGCTCGTCATCGGCGAGCGCATCATCAAGGGCGTCATCCAGACGAAGGACCAGGCCCGCGCCACCTATGAGAAGGCGAAGGCCGAGGGCAAGACGGCGGCGCTGCTGGACCAGGAGCGCCCCAACATCTTCACCCAGTCCGTCGCCAACATCCTCCCGGGCGAGCAGATTCGCGTCCGCATCCACTACGTGGACCGGCTCCCGTACGAGGCCGGCACGTACCGCTTCACCTTCCCCATGGTGGTGGGCCCTCGCTACATCGGCGGCGAGGCGCTGCCCACCCGCCAGGGCGAGGGCACCGCTCCGGACACCACCACCGTCCCCGATGCCAGCCGCATCTCCCCGCCCGTCCTTCCGCCCGAGACGCGCTCCGGCCATGACATCCAGCTCACCGTGCGGCTCGACGCGGGTCTCCCCGTCCAGGCGCTGCGCTCCACGTCGCACCGCGTGGAGGTGTCGCGTGACGGCCGCAGCCGCGCCCACGTGCAGCTCGGCCAGGACGCGCGCATCCCCAACAAGGACTTCACGCTGGAGTACACCGTCGCCGACGCGCTCATCCGTCCCGCCGTCCTCGTGCACCGTGAGCCGGGCGCGGACCACGGCTACTTCCTCGTGCTGCTGAACCCGCAGCTCCAGCCCACCGACAAGGAGGTGGTGCCGCGCGAGGTGTACTTCGTGCTCGACACCTCGGGCTCGCAGTCGGGCCTGCCGATTGAAAAGTCCAAGGCGATTACCGCCGAGGTGCTCCGCCACCTGAACCCCGAGGATTCCTTCCAGGTGCTCGACTTCAACACGGTGGTGAAGAAGTTCTCGGAGAAGGCGGTCCCCGCCACGCCGGAGAACGTGGCTCGCGCCCTGCCCTATGTCGCCAACTTCTGGGGCGGCGGCGGCACGGACATCAACGCCGCCACGCAGGAGGCCATCATTCCTCCCAACGACCCGGCCCGGCTGCGCATGGTGCTCTTCATGACGGACGGCTACATCGGCGGCGAAGACGAGGTGCTCGCCACGCTCCAGGACCACCTGGGCGAGGAGACGCGCGTCTTCACCGCGGGCGTCGGAGGCAGCACCAACCGCTACCTGGTGGCGAAGATGGCCGAGGTGGGCCGGGGCAGCTCCACCTTCGTCAACCTGCAGCGTCCCGAGGACGAGGTGGCCAGCGAGTTCGAGACGCGCATCCGCGGTCCGGTGCTCACCTCGCTGCGCGCGGAGCTGGATGGGATGCCGGTGAACAGCGTGTACCCGAAGGTGCTGCCTGACTTGTTCGCCGGTCAGCCGCTGTTCATGGTGGGCAGGTTCCACGGCACGGGTGACGGCGTGCTGCGCATCACCGGCCGCGTGCGCGGCGTGGAGCGCCGCTTCGAGGTGCCGGTGCACTTCCCCGAGGTCGCCCCGGAGAACTCGGCCCTGAGAAGCCTGTGGGCCCGGCAGCGGATTGAAGAGCTGACCGTCCAGGGCTACCGCGGCGAGACGCCCGAGGTGGTGGAGGGCATCACCTCCACGGCGCTCACGTACGGGCTGATGAGCAAGTACACGTCCTTCGTCGCGGTGGAGCAGGTGGCGCGCACGGAGCCGAACGGCCCGTCGGTGAAGGAAGTGGTGCCGGTGCACCTGCCCGAGGGCGTGTCCTACGCGGGCGTCTTCGGCGAGCTGAGCCGCGAGGAGATTCCGCCGGGAGACCCCATCATCAGCGTGCGGGCTCCGAAGGATGCGCGCCGGGTGACGGCGTACTTCCCCTTCGGCCTGGTGAAGCCGCTCACGTTCGACCCGGTGACGGGCGCGTGGCGGGGCCGGTTCCTGGTGCCGCTGTCGGTGAAGGACGGGTACTACGAGGTCGTCATCGCCGCGGAACTGCCGGATGGGCAGGTGCTGCGCCGCGAGGTGCGCTACCGGCTGGACTCGAAGGGGAATGAGTTCGACGTGACGCTGTCCTCGGCGGAGGTGGCGGCGGGAGGCATGCTGAAGCTGGACGTGGACGCGGTGGAGGCCACGAAGGAGGTCAGCGTCTACAGCGAGCTGTTCGGCGAGGAGCAGCACCAATTGGAGACGAAGGACGGCCTGCGCTTCACGGGCGAGCTGACGGTGCCGCGCGACGCCGTGCCCGGTGAGTACGAGCTGGTGTTCGTGGCGAGGGACTCCGCCGGCAACCGCTTCGAGCGCCGCGAGAAGGTGCGGGTGAACACCTGGGTGTTGCAGCTGCAGTAG
- a CDS encoding ligand-binding sensor domain-containing protein, translated as MSIALSVVTAAALAATVTNTETVHDLEAFAGQVIACTEGGLEVFSPAGASVRVLTVEDGLPSHFCRALERSGEWLYAATDEGLVALDARFQVRPVLDVRWQALLSANGVSSAEYEARLGQLAAKLPSGSTYTALSTRFAGTADGRVLELGTERMWPVPGPVRLLVEESRGLKVGTSEGAFFIDAGGKLSSAMDVPVGPLEYVRTDAGAVTILGSQGDARTWTDGLTVKGGDAGARKLPEAATSMSFVPENAARRGSEGGAAQRVVEDSPARRGLTGPAMSHAPEGSTWVGTRDSGVHVRSGDKWRRVTPTGQLCGNHITALTRHKGRLVVGTFDRGVCWQRDDGRWQTFRRPALPSNMVLGITSDGDRIYVATTYGLGLYDGKVWTQVAFGGRNPVALGKLSVLAAMRVDKGVALVDGRGASIVATGGPSLSLVERLPVPEGWSEHAYVADGAGRFLWVASEDRGLVRWDGSQWQRFHDGRDLTDNWVTAISADAEGRAVAGTCQDGFSYFDGTRWTRVRDTEGLPSRAIVATALVPGGALIGTLLGAAHFDATSGSVRALPRLADPRVYAILVEGDSALFGTEGGLSSMNWK; from the coding sequence ATGTCCATCGCGCTCTCCGTCGTCACCGCCGCGGCCCTCGCCGCCACCGTCACGAACACCGAGACGGTGCATGACCTGGAAGCCTTCGCGGGTCAGGTCATTGCCTGCACCGAAGGGGGACTGGAGGTGTTCTCCCCCGCTGGTGCGTCCGTCCGGGTGCTCACCGTCGAGGACGGATTGCCGAGTCACTTCTGCCGCGCGCTGGAACGAAGCGGGGAGTGGCTCTACGCGGCCACGGACGAGGGGCTCGTCGCGCTCGATGCACGGTTTCAGGTGCGGCCGGTGCTGGACGTGCGCTGGCAGGCACTGCTCTCCGCGAATGGAGTGAGCAGCGCGGAGTACGAAGCGAGGCTCGGCCAGCTCGCGGCGAAGCTGCCCTCGGGCTCCACGTACACGGCGCTGTCCACGCGCTTCGCGGGCACGGCGGATGGGCGCGTGCTGGAGTTGGGCACGGAGCGGATGTGGCCCGTTCCCGGGCCGGTGCGGCTTCTCGTGGAGGAGTCGCGGGGACTGAAGGTGGGGACGAGCGAGGGGGCGTTCTTCATCGACGCGGGAGGAAAGCTGTCCTCCGCCATGGATGTGCCCGTGGGGCCGCTGGAGTACGTGCGCACCGACGCAGGCGCGGTGACCATCCTCGGCTCGCAGGGCGATGCGCGGACCTGGACCGACGGGCTCACTGTGAAAGGCGGCGACGCCGGGGCCCGCAAGCTGCCCGAAGCCGCCACGTCGATGAGCTTCGTCCCGGAGAACGCGGCGCGGCGCGGGTCGGAGGGCGGGGCTGCACAGCGCGTGGTGGAGGACTCGCCTGCACGACGCGGGTTGACAGGCCCTGCAATGAGTCACGCACCGGAAGGCTCGACGTGGGTGGGGACTCGCGACTCGGGCGTGCACGTGCGCTCGGGGGACAAGTGGCGCCGCGTGACGCCCACGGGGCAGCTCTGTGGAAACCACATCACCGCGCTGACGCGGCACAAGGGCCGGCTCGTGGTGGGGACGTTCGACCGGGGCGTGTGCTGGCAGCGGGACGACGGGCGCTGGCAGACGTTCCGCAGGCCCGCGCTCCCGAGCAACATGGTCCTCGGCATCACCAGTGACGGGGACCGCATCTACGTGGCCACGACCTACGGACTGGGCCTGTACGATGGAAAGGTCTGGACGCAGGTGGCCTTCGGCGGGCGCAACCCCGTGGCGCTCGGCAAGCTCTCAGTGCTCGCCGCGATGCGCGTGGACAAGGGCGTGGCACTGGTCGACGGCCGAGGCGCGTCCATCGTCGCGACTGGCGGACCGTCACTCTCCCTGGTGGAGCGACTGCCCGTACCCGAGGGCTGGAGCGAGCACGCCTACGTGGCGGACGGCGCCGGCCGCTTCCTGTGGGTGGCCAGCGAGGACCGGGGCCTGGTGCGCTGGGACGGCTCGCAATGGCAGCGCTTCCACGACGGGAGAGACCTCACGGACAACTGGGTGACAGCCATCTCCGCCGACGCGGAGGGCCGCGCTGTCGCCGGTACCTGCCAGGACGGCTTCAGCTACTTCGACGGCACACGGTGGACGCGCGTGCGGGACACGGAAGGACTGCCGTCGCGAGCCATCGTCGCCACGGCGCTCGTGCCGGGTGGCGCGCTCATCGGCACGCTGCTCGGCGCCGCGCACTTCGACGCCACGAGCGGCAGCGTGCGCGCCCTGCCCAGGCTCGCGGACCCGCGCGTCTACGCCATCCTCGTCGAAGGCGACTCCGCCCTCTTCGGCACCGAGGGCGGACTGTCTTCGATGAACTGGAAGTAG
- a CDS encoding peptide-N4-asparagine amidase, with amino-acid sequence MTRLSAVFVAAGLAFGAMAPAYAAEPPPEYGTDWDDPRTAAPPVAKPTTSPCTVKIVDEPFDDFTPYTSTFTPPANCPGPWSKVVLRMDGAVQGVQYDRLGHLEVGGVAIFKTSTPEPSRDGISWTVEKDVTEYAPLLSKPQPVWMLIGNVVNETYTGVLNVQVYLTFYPADGRNKPAETASDVLPLANPRREGSALVGDVTLPKNTERLVAEVYATGSGGGCEEFWYITAPTVVPYSCPADDGPYREVQIEVDGRVAGVAMPFPHVYTGGWSNPFLWYVLPAPRAFNIRPIRYDLTPFVGLVNDGQPHQIKVSVLGVPEGRPGWDLPTNVFVWRAASSARVLGGLLSHEVGPVTNDSNYALVDGWHQVDTQGGHHLRVSGWALTSKGRVVTTVEQTVSNSSMHRWVSDEENPDELTATWTDSSIVVSAGTGFPTVSRSEKRFVLDGHIDVTPENRLTTVLTMNDSEDARTIVGPGAQKLRTLSDVFTGQAAYTLGVPRAQRNAVAQSTQHYRLTENGACYDRTISQKNGTVTQDVQGCH; translated from the coding sequence GTGACACGTCTCTCCGCTGTGTTCGTCGCGGCGGGCCTCGCGTTCGGCGCGATGGCTCCCGCGTATGCCGCTGAGCCTCCTCCCGAGTATGGCACTGACTGGGACGACCCGCGCACCGCTGCTCCCCCGGTGGCGAAGCCCACGACGTCGCCGTGCACCGTGAAGATTGTCGACGAGCCGTTCGACGACTTCACGCCCTACACCAGCACCTTCACTCCGCCCGCCAACTGCCCCGGGCCGTGGAGCAAGGTGGTGCTGCGCATGGACGGCGCGGTGCAGGGCGTGCAGTACGACCGGCTCGGCCACCTGGAGGTAGGTGGCGTCGCCATCTTCAAGACGTCCACGCCGGAGCCCTCGCGTGATGGCATCTCCTGGACGGTGGAGAAGGACGTCACCGAGTACGCCCCGCTCCTGTCCAAGCCGCAGCCCGTGTGGATGCTGATTGGCAACGTGGTCAACGAGACCTACACGGGCGTGCTCAACGTGCAGGTCTACCTGACCTTCTACCCGGCCGACGGACGCAACAAGCCCGCCGAGACGGCCAGCGACGTGCTCCCCCTGGCCAATCCGCGCCGCGAGGGCAGTGCGCTCGTGGGCGACGTGACGCTGCCGAAGAACACCGAGCGCCTCGTCGCCGAGGTGTACGCGACGGGCTCGGGCGGCGGCTGCGAGGAGTTCTGGTACATCACCGCGCCCACCGTGGTGCCGTACTCGTGCCCCGCGGATGACGGCCCGTACCGCGAGGTGCAGATTGAAGTGGATGGCCGCGTGGCCGGCGTCGCCATGCCCTTCCCGCACGTCTACACGGGCGGCTGGTCCAACCCGTTCCTCTGGTACGTGCTGCCGGCGCCGCGCGCGTTCAACATCCGCCCCATCCGCTATGACCTCACGCCGTTCGTCGGGCTGGTGAATGACGGCCAGCCGCATCAAATCAAGGTCTCGGTGCTCGGCGTGCCCGAGGGCCGCCCCGGCTGGGACTTGCCGACGAACGTGTTCGTCTGGCGCGCCGCGAGCAGCGCGCGCGTCCTCGGCGGACTGCTTTCGCACGAGGTCGGTCCGGTGACGAATGACTCGAACTACGCGCTGGTGGACGGCTGGCACCAGGTGGACACGCAGGGTGGCCACCACCTGCGCGTCTCCGGCTGGGCGCTGACTTCGAAGGGCCGGGTGGTGACGACGGTGGAGCAGACGGTGTCCAACTCGAGCATGCACCGCTGGGTGAGCGACGAGGAGAACCCGGATGAGCTCACCGCGACGTGGACGGACTCCAGCATCGTCGTCTCCGCGGGCACGGGTTTCCCGACGGTGAGCCGCAGCGAGAAGCGCTTCGTGCTCGACGGGCACATCGACGTGACGCCGGAGAACCGCCTCACCACGGTCCTCACCATGAATGACTCGGAGGACGCGCGCACCATCGTGGGACCGGGCGCGCAGAAGTTGCGGACGCTCAGCGACGTCTTCACCGGCCAGGCCGCCTACACCCTGGGCGTGCCGCGCGCGCAGCGGAACGCGGTGGCCCAGTCCACCCAGCACTACCGTCTGACGGAGAACGGCGCCTGCTACGACCGCACCATCTCCCAGAAGAACGGCACCGTTACCCAGGACGTGCAGGGCTGTCACTGA
- a CDS encoding metallophosphoesterase, with the protein MSPPFPSVAYLTDVEGLWKKLTSFCQDNPLVSLDGDRLVVRPGATFVFGGDAIDRGPDGRRVVRTLLDARRRQPSQVVLLAGNRDINKLRLVRELRGHPLARTPEDIRSAPRPVLLRWIFENTMGARGAFEFRKAELTRSNASVTDEDVVDSYLEDLGPGGALREYLTACQLTHRIGNTLFLHGGLHEDSLGTVPFHEHIDDVDAWGEALNAWYREQLAAFGEGRFDSDGKPAWESVIAYQAPTPGKRINTGSVVYGRMATELNHPTLPSPALIDRLTRAGIHRLVVGHTPSGDCPSLLRDDSFELVLADNSYGRVEGASRVLLGDDRVQIEGEVKLDDGRMERLRFEHALGDTSSPIGRQLLDTGQLVKGPLQSGEWLLFRALPEFKVEQLAVDPSTLTGRALGPARTGG; encoded by the coding sequence ATGTCGCCGCCCTTCCCCTCCGTCGCCTACCTCACCGACGTGGAGGGTCTCTGGAAGAAGCTCACCAGCTTCTGTCAGGACAACCCGCTCGTGTCCCTCGATGGCGACCGCCTCGTGGTGCGTCCGGGTGCGACGTTCGTTTTCGGCGGAGACGCCATCGACCGGGGTCCCGACGGGCGGCGCGTGGTGCGCACGCTCCTGGACGCCCGGCGCCGGCAGCCCTCCCAGGTGGTGCTCCTCGCGGGCAACCGCGACATCAACAAGCTCCGCCTCGTGCGCGAATTGCGCGGCCACCCGCTCGCACGCACGCCGGAGGATATTCGGAGCGCTCCCCGCCCCGTACTCCTCCGGTGGATTTTCGAGAACACCATGGGCGCCCGCGGCGCCTTCGAGTTCCGCAAGGCCGAGCTGACCCGCTCCAACGCCTCCGTCACCGACGAAGACGTCGTCGACAGCTACCTCGAGGACCTCGGCCCCGGCGGCGCGCTGCGCGAGTACCTCACCGCGTGCCAGCTCACGCACCGCATCGGCAACACGCTCTTCCTCCACGGCGGCCTGCACGAAGACAGCCTCGGCACGGTTCCCTTCCACGAGCACATCGACGACGTGGACGCCTGGGGCGAAGCCCTCAACGCGTGGTACCGCGAGCAGCTCGCCGCCTTCGGGGAAGGCCGCTTCGACTCGGACGGCAAACCCGCGTGGGAGTCCGTCATCGCCTATCAGGCGCCCACGCCGGGCAAGCGCATCAACACCGGCAGCGTCGTCTACGGGCGCATGGCCACCGAGCTCAATCACCCCACCCTGCCCTCGCCCGCGCTCATCGACAGGCTCACCCGCGCCGGCATCCACCGGCTCGTGGTGGGGCACACGCCCAGCGGCGACTGTCCCTCGCTGCTCCGCGACGACTCCTTCGAGCTCGTCCTCGCGGACAACTCCTATGGCCGCGTGGAGGGCGCCTCGCGCGTCCTCCTCGGTGACGACCGCGTGCAGATTGAGGGCGAGGTGAAGCTCGACGACGGACGCATGGAGCGCCTCCGCTTCGAGCACGCCCTCGGTGACACGTCGAGCCCCATCGGCCGGCAGCTCCTCGACACCGGGCAGCTCGTGAAGGGGCCGCTCCAGAGCGGCGAGTGGCTGCTGTTCCGCGCGCTGCCGGAGTTCAAGGTCGAGCAGCTCGCGGTGGACCCGAGCACCCTCACGGGCCGGGCCCTGGGCCCCGCGCGCACCGGAGGCTGA
- a CDS encoding HdeD family acid-resistance protein: MDLMDATGSLTELRNHRGWFLILGVALMLLGGFALRAAVAASLVSVVTLGVALIVGGVAEVIHAFGGRHSRGFTLHLLAGVLSIVVGALVVRAPVQSAVSITLLIIGWLAASGIFRIFTSLFTRQEGWGWELANGVISLALGLIVWSRFPASAMWLIGTFVGIEILFRGISWIVFSLGLRGQPPRPATPGV; the protein is encoded by the coding sequence ATGGACCTCATGGACGCGACGGGAAGCCTCACCGAGCTGCGGAACCACCGTGGCTGGTTCCTCATTCTGGGCGTGGCACTCATGCTGCTCGGCGGCTTCGCGCTGCGGGCCGCGGTGGCGGCCAGCCTCGTGTCCGTCGTGACACTGGGCGTGGCGCTCATCGTCGGAGGCGTCGCCGAGGTCATCCACGCCTTCGGCGGACGACACTCGCGCGGCTTCACCCTTCATCTGCTCGCCGGCGTGCTGTCGATAGTCGTGGGCGCGCTCGTCGTCCGCGCCCCGGTGCAGAGCGCGGTGTCCATCACCCTGCTCATCATCGGCTGGCTGGCCGCCTCGGGAATCTTCCGAATCTTCACCTCGCTGTTCACGCGCCAGGAGGGCTGGGGCTGGGAGCTGGCCAATGGCGTCATCTCGCTGGCGCTGGGCCTCATCGTCTGGAGCCGGTTCCCCGCCTCGGCCATGTGGCTCATCGGCACCTTCGTGGGCATCGAAATCCTCTTCCGGGGGATCTCATGGATCGTCTTCTCCCTCGGGCTGCGGGGCCAGCCTCCGCGCCCGGCGACACCTGGCGTGTGA
- a CDS encoding alpha/beta hydrolase → MSRAAPRWLHLTLPGASVALLFACLAFTPSLLPRSGPFQGLVSGISATMGYGLGVLGAWLWRELAHRPARTPRPLAWRAFFVIGVIALVAALLLGWHWQRRIRELMEMPASGQAGYLLAPVVAAAVFLLLLTVGRGLRAVYRRLDAWLSRHVGPRAARTMSAAAVVVLTALVASGVLWDGLMGLADRSLALRDTTTAEGIVPPRTALRSGGPGSLVDWDTLGREGRNFVGTGPSVAELSAFHGAPAMEPIRVYAGYDSAPDAEARAELAVKDLERAGGFQRKHLLVVTTTGSGWVVPAAVDAFEYVTGGDSAIVATQYSHLWSWLSVLVDQARAREAGRALFDTVYERWSRLPEGQRPKLLVFGESLGSYGGETAFSGERDLANRTDGVLFVGPPNFNTLYREFTDHREAGSPEVEPVFRRGRIVRFSRRPGVDIPPASEPWGASRTLYLLHPSDPITWWSPQLLLRRPDWLREPRGDDVLDAMVWLPFVTFWQVTADLPLGMAVPSGYGHMYTGEHVDGWVALLRPEGWSPEQSARLRAHLEQAP, encoded by the coding sequence GTGAGCCGTGCCGCGCCCCGGTGGCTGCACCTCACGCTGCCGGGAGCGTCGGTGGCGCTCCTCTTCGCGTGCCTGGCCTTCACCCCGTCCCTGCTGCCCCGGAGCGGGCCCTTCCAGGGCCTCGTCAGCGGCATCAGCGCGACCATGGGCTACGGGCTGGGCGTGCTGGGCGCATGGCTGTGGCGCGAGCTCGCCCACCGACCCGCGAGGACGCCGCGTCCACTGGCGTGGCGGGCCTTCTTCGTCATCGGCGTCATCGCGCTGGTGGCCGCGCTGCTCCTGGGCTGGCACTGGCAGCGGCGCATCCGCGAGCTCATGGAGATGCCCGCTTCGGGCCAGGCGGGCTACCTGCTCGCGCCCGTCGTCGCCGCGGCCGTCTTCCTGCTCCTCCTCACCGTGGGTCGGGGACTGCGGGCCGTGTACCGCCGGCTGGACGCCTGGCTCTCCCGGCACGTGGGGCCTCGCGCTGCCCGGACGATGAGCGCGGCGGCGGTGGTGGTGCTCACCGCGCTGGTGGCGAGCGGCGTGCTGTGGGACGGCCTCATGGGGCTGGCGGACCGCAGCCTCGCCCTGCGCGACACGACGACGGCGGAGGGCATCGTCCCGCCCCGCACCGCGCTGCGCTCCGGCGGCCCCGGCTCGCTCGTGGACTGGGACACGCTGGGGCGCGAGGGGCGCAACTTCGTGGGGACGGGCCCCTCGGTGGCGGAGCTCTCCGCGTTCCACGGCGCGCCCGCGATGGAGCCCATCCGCGTGTATGCGGGTTACGACTCCGCGCCAGACGCGGAGGCCCGCGCCGAGCTGGCGGTGAAGGACCTGGAGCGGGCGGGCGGCTTCCAGCGCAAGCACCTGCTGGTGGTGACGACCACCGGCAGCGGCTGGGTGGTGCCCGCGGCCGTGGATGCTTTCGAGTACGTAACAGGTGGCGACTCCGCCATCGTCGCCACGCAGTACTCGCACCTGTGGTCCTGGCTGTCCGTCCTCGTGGACCAGGCACGCGCAAGGGAGGCGGGCCGCGCCCTCTTCGATACCGTCTACGAGCGCTGGTCGCGACTGCCAGAAGGCCAGCGTCCGAAGCTGCTCGTCTTCGGTGAGAGCCTCGGCTCCTACGGAGGCGAGACGGCCTTCAGCGGCGAGCGGGACCTCGCCAACCGCACCGACGGCGTGCTGTTCGTGGGCCCGCCCAACTTCAACACGCTGTATCGCGAGTTCACGGACCACCGCGAAGCGGGCAGCCCCGAGGTGGAGCCGGTATTCCGGCGCGGCCGCATCGTCCGCTTCAGCCGCCGGCCGGGTGTGGACATCCCTCCCGCATCCGAGCCGTGGGGCGCCTCGCGGACCCTCTACCTGCTGCACCCCTCGGACCCCATCACCTGGTGGAGCCCCCAGCTCCTGCTGCGGCGGCCGGACTGGCTGCGCGAGCCACGTGGCGATGACGTCCTGGACGCCATGGTGTGGCTGCCCTTCGTGACGTTCTGGCAGGTGACGGCCGACCTGCCACTGGGCATGGCGGTACCGTCCGGCTACGGCCACATGTACACGGGCGAGCACGTGGACGGTTGGGTCGCACTGCTGCGCCCCGAGGGCTGGAGCCCCGAGCAATCCGCGCGGCTGCGAGCGCACCTGGAGCAGGCGCCCTGA
- a CDS encoding DUF481 domain-containing protein, with protein sequence MNSLLLTLAVLAQTSTPASDADAAPQAPVDVKEAAAEEDEELAPWSGSFGLGFSLFTGNTDEFMLTGNALADHESPEWAATLEADGAYGEAAASEEEDGGREVNAKELGGWARGEYRATPMWSAYGKLGAEADHPANLELRTEVEAGVGITLLEQRVKSNELFLRGYLGAHFAKDRRFEYGPEYRNLPDVDHWSPAVGVAFRYDINERVKLREDASLHPKFFGDERVLLDSTTKLSVNLTGRFAITTFFSVKHDSAPAEGAVRTDTALTLGGEFTL encoded by the coding sequence ATGAACTCCCTCCTCCTCACCCTCGCGGTCCTCGCCCAGACATCCACTCCCGCCAGCGACGCGGATGCCGCTCCCCAGGCTCCCGTGGACGTGAAGGAGGCAGCAGCGGAGGAGGACGAGGAGCTTGCTCCCTGGAGCGGCTCGTTCGGGCTCGGCTTCTCCCTCTTCACCGGCAACACCGACGAGTTCATGCTGACGGGTAACGCGCTCGCGGACCACGAGTCACCCGAGTGGGCCGCCACCCTGGAGGCGGACGGCGCCTACGGCGAGGCCGCGGCCTCCGAGGAGGAAGACGGCGGGCGCGAGGTGAATGCCAAGGAGCTCGGCGGGTGGGCGCGCGGTGAGTACCGCGCCACGCCCATGTGGAGCGCCTACGGCAAGCTGGGCGCGGAGGCGGACCACCCGGCCAACCTCGAGCTGCGCACCGAGGTGGAGGCGGGCGTAGGCATCACCCTGCTGGAGCAGCGGGTGAAGTCCAACGAGTTGTTCCTGCGCGGCTACCTGGGCGCCCACTTCGCCAAGGACCGCCGCTTCGAGTACGGCCCCGAGTACAGGAACCTGCCGGACGTGGACCACTGGTCTCCCGCGGTGGGCGTGGCGTTCCGCTACGACATCAACGAGCGCGTCAAGCTGCGGGAGGACGCCTCGCTCCACCCGAAGTTCTTCGGCGACGAGCGCGTGCTGCTGGACTCCACCACGAAGCTCTCGGTGAACCTCACGGGCCGCTTCGCAATCACCACGTTCTTCTCGGTGAAGCACGACAGCGCTCCCGCGGAGGGCGCCGTCCGCACGGATACCGCGCTCACGCTGGGAGGCGAATTCACCCTCTGA